One genomic window of Synechococcales cyanobacterium T60_A2020_003 includes the following:
- a CDS encoding glycerate kinase has translation MRSLLHQWATGAAATASERQQMAELMLADTERAAVFGITPDTVDESLDRRLHLFQTLCPQFAPFCIQRLGWTEAIAAERLETFWNLWLPLAIQLADERAAMGRPLIQGILGGQGTGKTTLTVLLTWILAALGYRVCGISIDDLYKTYSERQQLQQFDPRLRWRGPPGTHDVTLGLSVLKQLRAAEPGQPIAIPRFDKSLWNGAGDRTMPEQVSNIDIVLFEGWFVGARPVDPSVFDHAPEPIITKRDRQFARDINEALRDYLPLWEQLDRLMVLAPVDYRLSQEWRRQAEQQMKASGKTGMSDAEIDEFVIYFWRSLHPDLFIAPLCQQPGYADFVIEIDASHAPSRLYCPGR, from the coding sequence CTGCGCTCCCTCTTACACCAATGGGCGACAGGAGCCGCAGCGACTGCCTCTGAGCGGCAGCAGATGGCTGAGTTAATGCTGGCAGATACTGAGCGTGCGGCTGTCTTTGGCATCACTCCCGATACGGTTGACGAGAGTTTAGATCGACGCCTGCATCTGTTCCAAACGCTCTGCCCCCAGTTTGCGCCCTTCTGCATTCAGCGCTTGGGATGGACAGAAGCCATTGCTGCCGAACGTTTAGAGACCTTTTGGAATCTTTGGCTCCCCCTGGCGATTCAGTTAGCGGATGAACGCGCAGCCATGGGGCGTCCGCTGATTCAAGGCATCTTAGGCGGACAGGGCACAGGCAAAACGACGCTGACTGTGTTGCTGACCTGGATTTTGGCCGCGTTAGGTTATCGGGTTTGTGGGATTTCGATTGATGATTTGTACAAAACCTACAGTGAGCGGCAGCAGCTTCAGCAGTTCGATCCACGGTTGCGTTGGCGGGGGCCGCCGGGAACCCATGATGTAACGCTGGGATTGTCGGTTCTCAAGCAGTTACGGGCCGCCGAACCCGGTCAACCGATCGCCATTCCTAGATTCGATAAATCGCTGTGGAATGGAGCAGGCGATCGCACCATGCCAGAGCAAGTGTCCAATATCGATATTGTTCTCTTTGAGGGCTGGTTTGTGGGTGCCCGCCCTGTGGATCCATCGGTGTTTGACCATGCGCCTGAACCGATTATCACGAAGCGCGATCGCCAGTTTGCGCGGGATATTAATGAAGCCCTGAGGGACTATCTCCCGCTGTGGGAACAACTGGATCGATTAATGGTGCTTGCGCCTGTGGACTATCGCCTCAGTCAAGAGTGGCGACGGCAGGCGGAACAGCAGATGAAAGCCTCTGGCAAAACGGGCATGAGCGATGCGGAGATTGATGAATTTGTGATCTATTTTTGGCGATCGCTCCATCCGGATCTCTTTATCGCGCCGCTGTGTCAGCAACCGGGATATGCAGATTTCGTGATTGAAATTGATGCTAGTCACGCTCCTAGTCGGCTGTACTGCCCTGGGCGTTAG